In Streptococcus uberis, a single window of DNA contains:
- the malQ gene encoding 4-alpha-glucanotransferase — protein MNNRASGILMHISSLPGQFGIGTFGKSAYDFVDFLKESKQTYWQILPLTTTSFGDSPYQSFSAIAGNTHFIDFEELEQNGYLEKSDYQGISFGNNPESVDYALIFKERRPILEKAVSTFLKKPEGLKALAQFEERASWVKDFAEFMAIKEHFGNKALQEWDDESIIKRDEKALETYRERLSDQINYHKVCQYFFFEQWSALKAYANKNGIDIIGDMPIYVSADSVEVWTMPELFKVDSHKKPLYIAGVPADGFSEDGQLWGNPIYNWENHEKTDFAWWVYRIQESCKLYDKVRIDHFKGFSDFWEIPGGDTTARNGRWQSAPGFELFETVRKELGELPIIAENLGYIDEKAERLLASTGFPGMKILEFGLYDETSQSFDLPHNYETNSVVYTGTHDNEVVNGWYENLTVKQAQFVDAYLNRSHEESITEAMLRTIFASVGDIAILCMQDLLDKDADSRMNMPNTVGGNWQWRMLENDLTPAHKDYLVYLTELYGRVNQKELH, from the coding sequence ATGAACAATCGTGCAAGTGGAATTTTAATGCATATCAGCTCCTTACCTGGTCAATTTGGTATTGGTACATTTGGTAAGTCTGCATATGATTTCGTCGACTTTCTGAAAGAAAGCAAACAAACTTATTGGCAAATACTACCTCTAACAACCACAAGTTTTGGAGATTCACCTTATCAATCTTTTTCAGCAATAGCTGGAAATACCCATTTTATTGATTTCGAAGAACTTGAACAAAATGGTTACTTAGAAAAAAGTGATTACCAAGGGATTTCATTTGGCAATAATCCCGAAAGTGTCGATTATGCCTTAATTTTTAAAGAACGTCGCCCAATCTTGGAAAAAGCTGTATCAACCTTTTTGAAAAAACCAGAGGGTCTTAAGGCATTAGCTCAATTTGAAGAAAGAGCAAGCTGGGTTAAAGATTTTGCAGAGTTTATGGCCATTAAAGAACATTTTGGTAACAAAGCACTACAAGAGTGGGATGATGAATCCATTATTAAAAGAGATGAAAAAGCTTTGGAAACTTATCGTGAAAGATTGAGTGATCAGATAAATTATCATAAAGTTTGTCAATATTTCTTTTTTGAACAGTGGTCTGCCTTAAAAGCTTATGCCAATAAAAATGGTATTGACATTATTGGAGATATGCCTATCTATGTTTCGGCTGATAGTGTAGAAGTTTGGACCATGCCAGAATTATTTAAAGTAGACAGTCATAAAAAACCACTTTATATTGCTGGCGTTCCAGCGGATGGTTTCAGTGAAGATGGCCAACTTTGGGGCAATCCTATTTACAATTGGGAAAATCACGAAAAAACAGATTTTGCATGGTGGGTTTATCGCATTCAAGAATCTTGTAAACTATATGATAAAGTTCGGATTGACCATTTTAAAGGATTTTCTGATTTCTGGGAAATTCCTGGGGGAGATACAACTGCAAGAAATGGCCGTTGGCAATCAGCTCCTGGCTTCGAACTATTTGAAACCGTTCGTAAAGAATTAGGAGAACTGCCTATTATTGCTGAAAACTTAGGTTATATTGATGAGAAAGCAGAGCGTCTTCTTGCTTCGACTGGTTTCCCAGGAATGAAAATACTTGAGTTTGGTTTATATGATGAAACGAGTCAAAGCTTTGATTTACCACATAATTATGAAACAAATAGTGTCGTTTACACAGGAACTCATGATAATGAAGTAGTTAACGGTTGGTATGAAAACCTTACGGTTAAACAAGCTCAATTCGTGGATGCATACCTCAATAGATCTCATGAGGAGTCTATTACAGAAGCTATGCTTCGAACCATTTTTGCATCCGTAGGAGATATAGCTATTTTATGTATGCAAGATTTGCTTGATAAAGACGCTGACTCTCGCATGAATATGCCAAATACAGTTGGAGGCAATTGGCAATGGCGTATGCTTGAAAATGACTTAACTCCAGCCCATAAAGACTATTTAGTTTATCTAACGGAATTGTATGGCCGTGTTAATCAGAAAGAGTTACATTAA
- a CDS encoding extracellular solute-binding protein, with amino-acid sequence MKSWQKIIVSGASLTLASTLLVGCASDSKGKTESASSDSKTIKLWVPTGAKKSYADTVAKFEKDSGYKVKVIESEDPKAQEKIKKDATTAADVFSLPHDQLGQLVESGTIQEVPEQYTKDIVATATDQAIVGAQYKGKTYAFPFGIESQVLFYNKEKLSAEDITSYDAITSKATFGGTFKQANAYVTGPLFMSVGNTLFGENGEDTKGTNWGNEKGAAVLKWIADQKNNKGFVSLDANNVMSKFGDGSVASFESGPWDYEAAQKAIGKDKLGVAVYPKVTIGGEEVQQKAFLGVKLYAVNQAPAKGDTKRIAASYKLASYLTSAESQENQFKTRHIVPANKEIQSSEEVQSNELAKTVITMGSSKDYTVVMPKLSQMATFWTESAAILSDTFNGKIQEADYLTKLQQFDKDIASTK; translated from the coding sequence ATGAAATCATGGCAAAAAATTATCGTTAGCGGAGCAAGTTTAACACTTGCAAGTACACTTTTAGTGGGCTGTGCTTCTGACTCAAAAGGAAAAACAGAATCAGCATCATCAGATTCAAAAACAATTAAATTGTGGGTTCCAACTGGGGCTAAAAAATCTTATGCAGATACTGTTGCTAAATTTGAGAAAGATTCTGGTTATAAAGTAAAAGTTATTGAATCAGAAGATCCAAAAGCTCAAGAAAAAATCAAAAAAGATGCTACTACTGCTGCTGACGTATTTTCACTTCCTCACGACCAACTTGGTCAATTAGTAGAATCTGGAACTATTCAAGAAGTACCAGAACAATACACTAAAGATATTGTTGCAACTGCGACTGATCAAGCAATTGTAGGTGCTCAATATAAAGGCAAAACTTATGCTTTCCCATTTGGAATTGAATCACAAGTTCTTTTCTATAATAAAGAAAAATTAAGCGCTGAAGATATCACATCTTATGATGCAATTACAAGCAAAGCAACATTTGGTGGTACCTTCAAACAAGCTAATGCTTACGTAACTGGTCCTTTATTCATGTCTGTTGGCAACACATTGTTTGGTGAAAACGGTGAAGATACTAAAGGAACTAACTGGGGTAACGAAAAAGGTGCAGCAGTACTTAAATGGATTGCTGATCAAAAGAACAACAAAGGATTTGTTAGCTTAGATGCTAATAACGTTATGTCTAAATTCGGTGACGGTTCTGTAGCCTCATTTGAATCAGGTCCTTGGGATTACGAAGCTGCACAAAAAGCTATCGGTAAAGACAAACTTGGTGTTGCTGTTTATCCAAAAGTGACTATCGGTGGTGAAGAAGTTCAACAAAAAGCATTCCTTGGTGTTAAATTATACGCTGTTAACCAAGCACCTGCTAAAGGTGATACTAAACGTATTGCAGCAAGCTATAAACTTGCTTCTTACTTAACAAGTGCTGAAAGCCAAGAAAATCAATTTAAAACACGTCATATCGTACCTGCTAACAAAGAGATTCAATCATCAGAAGAAGTTCAGTCAAATGAACTTGCCAAAACAGTTATTACAATGGGATCTTCAAAAGATTACACAGTTGTAATGCCTAAATTAAGCCAAATGGCAACATTCTGGACTGAAAGTGCAGCTATTTTAAGTGATACTTTCAATGGTAAAATTCAAGAAGCTGATTACCTAACTAAATTACAACAATTTGATAAAGATATCGCTTCTACAAAATAA
- a CDS encoding LacI family DNA-binding transcriptional regulator: protein MVTIKDVAQKAGVNPSTVSRVLKDNHSISEKTKEKVRKAMHDLGYVPNVAAQMLASGLTHNIGLVFPPITVTDRLSEPFFMQILTTITNEAKSHHFTVSIATGMTVDALEEQVKLMHLQKRVDGFIILYSEQNDPVRKYLMANKIPFVIVGAPEGDENKITYIDNDNQLMAKTAVNYLYEKGHSNILFITDDLQSEVASERYIGYLKGCIKLGLESHQMLLFDRSDPINVEELMQTISKKKTTALIVIGDVLSVRMIQLLSYYGLKVPDDISIITFNNSTYCKLVHPYLTTFDINVENLGKTSFKQLMEIINTKEQTLSQKIFVPFTLKVRESIRNIKK from the coding sequence ATGGTAACAATTAAAGATGTTGCTCAAAAAGCTGGAGTAAATCCTTCAACCGTTAGTAGAGTATTAAAAGACAATCATTCAATTTCGGAAAAAACCAAAGAAAAGGTTCGCAAAGCCATGCATGATTTAGGCTATGTACCAAACGTCGCTGCACAAATGCTAGCAAGTGGATTGACTCATAATATTGGACTTGTATTCCCTCCAATTACGGTTACTGATCGTTTGAGCGAACCCTTCTTTATGCAAATTTTAACAACCATAACTAATGAAGCAAAGTCTCACCATTTTACGGTTTCAATTGCAACTGGTATGACTGTTGATGCGTTAGAAGAGCAAGTAAAATTAATGCATCTGCAAAAGAGAGTGGATGGTTTTATCATTTTGTATTCGGAACAAAATGATCCTGTTAGAAAGTATTTGATGGCTAACAAAATCCCATTTGTCATTGTCGGAGCTCCAGAAGGTGATGAAAATAAAATTACTTACATTGATAATGATAATCAACTCATGGCAAAAACAGCTGTCAATTATCTTTACGAAAAAGGCCACAGCAACATTCTCTTTATAACAGATGATTTACAGTCAGAGGTCGCATCAGAACGCTATATTGGCTATTTAAAAGGGTGCATCAAATTAGGCTTAGAATCTCATCAAATGCTTCTTTTTGACAGATCTGATCCAATAAATGTTGAAGAATTGATGCAAACAATTTCTAAGAAAAAAACGACAGCTTTAATCGTAATTGGAGACGTTTTGTCAGTCAGAATGATTCAATTATTGTCTTATTATGGCTTAAAAGTTCCTGATGATATTTCAATTATTACCTTTAATAATTCAACTTATTGTAAATTAGTTCATCCCTATTTAACAACATTTGACATTAATGTAGAAAACTTAGGTAAGACCAGTTTTAAACAATTAATGGAAATTATTAACACTAAGGAACAAACCCTAAGTCAAAAGATTTTTGTCCCCTTTACCTTAAAAGTCAGGGAAAGCATACGAAACATCAAAAAGTGA
- a CDS encoding TDT family transporter, protein MYHFQKPPLVLSGLILGLVALANLLSNYNNHVKLPLMAIALCLYGLLIYGIVRNKEIAMKQLKSPLVASVFPTFFMVTMLLASQLVHYHLKGPGQVLWWFGCIGDLVLMTYYILRFVLAFSWDNVFPSWTVLFVGIAMTALTAPTSGAYFLGQCVFWLCLSATFLIFPVIYKKTYHIGLPEANLPNISTFCAPLSLLLAGYLVTFATPNPLLVILLMVISQAVYFFVLVQLPKLLNRPFNPGFSAFTFPFVISATSLRMAVHYCRLEKMLGLLVTIEVLIATGLVAYVLVTYLIYLCKKEVSQ, encoded by the coding sequence ATGTATCATTTTCAGAAACCACCATTAGTTTTATCAGGATTAATCCTAGGGCTAGTCGCTTTAGCAAATCTCCTTTCGAATTATAATAATCATGTCAAATTACCACTGATGGCAATTGCACTATGCTTATATGGCTTACTAATTTATGGAATTGTAAGGAATAAAGAAATAGCGATGAAACAATTAAAGTCACCTTTAGTCGCTTCTGTATTCCCCACCTTTTTCATGGTGACTATGCTCTTAGCTAGCCAATTGGTTCACTATCATTTGAAAGGCCCTGGCCAAGTCCTTTGGTGGTTTGGATGCATTGGGGATTTGGTCTTGATGACTTATTACATCCTCCGTTTTGTTCTTGCTTTTTCTTGGGATAATGTCTTTCCATCCTGGACGGTCTTGTTTGTCGGCATAGCCATGACGGCCTTAACAGCCCCTACCTCTGGTGCCTACTTTCTTGGACAATGCGTTTTTTGGCTTTGTCTTTCAGCAACCTTTCTTATTTTTCCAGTCATTTACAAAAAGACCTATCACATAGGCCTACCCGAAGCAAATCTCCCAAACATTTCGACCTTTTGTGCCCCATTATCTCTCTTATTAGCTGGGTATTTGGTGACTTTCGCTACTCCAAATCCCTTACTTGTCATCTTATTGATGGTCATTTCCCAAGCTGTCTATTTTTTTGTTTTGGTTCAGCTCCCCAAACTACTCAATCGTCCTTTCAATCCAGGATTTTCAGCCTTCACATTCCCCTTTGTCATTAGTGCAACCTCCTTAAGAATGGCGGTTCATTATTGCCGATTGGAAAAGATGCTCGGTTTGCTAGTGACGATAGAAGTTCTGATTGCAACTGGATTAGTTGCCTATGTCCTAGTGACCTATCTCATTTATTTATGCAAAAAAGAAGTAAGCCAATAG
- a CDS encoding cation transporter, which translates to MAKIESIFQINKMDCPSEEQLVRMALSDFKKVDLMTVDFDKRQAKIIHEEDSQALFSAIDTLNLDAHLVSDKEINEDSFSSGNQEIQGVILGQVLLINLTFFIIEVLSGYLFKSVGLSADGLDMLADSFVYLLALLSIGKPFKNKKRVASLAGYLQMFLATIGFSQVIFRVINHDYVPNSYGMLFVAILALAANLVSYLFLAKTNQEEVHMKASKIFTSNDIVINLGLIVSTVLVHLLHSPIPDLLIGTIVFAIVLKGAFKILSISK; encoded by the coding sequence GTGGCGAAAATAGAATCAATTTTTCAAATAAACAAAATGGATTGCCCAAGTGAGGAACAACTCGTAAGAATGGCTTTATCAGATTTCAAAAAGGTTGATCTCATGACAGTGGATTTTGACAAAAGGCAAGCTAAGATAATTCATGAGGAAGATTCTCAGGCATTATTTTCTGCCATTGATACCTTAAACCTCGATGCACACTTGGTGAGTGACAAAGAGATAAATGAAGATAGTTTTTCATCAGGCAATCAAGAAATCCAAGGGGTTATTTTAGGACAAGTCCTTCTTATTAATCTGACATTTTTTATCATTGAAGTGTTATCAGGTTATCTCTTTAAATCAGTTGGCTTGTCGGCAGATGGATTGGATATGTTGGCAGATAGTTTTGTCTATTTATTAGCCTTGTTATCCATTGGAAAACCATTCAAAAATAAAAAAAGAGTTGCCTCCTTAGCAGGCTATTTGCAAATGTTTCTTGCAACCATTGGTTTTAGCCAAGTGATTTTCCGAGTTATTAACCATGATTATGTACCAAACAGTTATGGCATGCTTTTTGTTGCCATTTTAGCTTTAGCAGCTAACCTTGTTTCCTATCTTTTTTTAGCAAAAACCAATCAAGAAGAAGTCCATATGAAAGCAAGCAAAATCTTCACCTCCAATGACATTGTTATAAATCTTGGATTAATTGTAAGTACTGTTCTCGTGCATTTGCTCCATTCCCCAATACCAGATCTTCTTATTGGTACCATTGTTTTTGCCATTGTCCTCAAAGGGGCTTTCAAGATTTTAAGCATTTCAAAGTAA
- a CDS encoding DUF3042 family protein → MSKNYSFIKGLATGVVATAATVAGAVFAVKKTIIDPEEEKMAFVEENRKKAARRRVAR, encoded by the coding sequence ATGTCAAAAAATTATTCATTTATTAAAGGGTTAGCAACAGGAGTTGTGGCTACCGCTGCAACAGTCGCTGGTGCTGTCTTTGCGGTTAAAAAAACCATCATCGACCCTGAAGAAGAAAAAATGGCTTTTGTTGAAGAAAATCGCAAAAAAGCTGCACGTCGTCGTGTTGCTCGTTAA
- the trhO gene encoding oxygen-dependent tRNA uridine(34) hydroxylase TrhO: protein MSEKIRVLLYYKYVPIEDAQAYAAKHLEFCKSIGLKGRIIIADEGINGTVSGDYETTQKYMDWVHSDERFSDLWFKMDEEEEQAFKKMFVRYKKEIVHLGLEDNQFDEDINPLEVTGQYLNPKEFKEALLDEDTIVLDTRNDYEYDLGHFRGAVRPDIRNFRELPQWVRDNKDKFMEKRVVVYCTGGVRCEKFSGWMVREGFKDVGQLHGGIATYGKDPEVQGELWDGAMYVFDERISVPINHVDPTVIAKDHFDGRPCERYVNCANPFCNKQIFASEENEAKYVRGCSPECRAHERNRYVSENGLSRQEWAARLEAIGETLPQVETV from the coding sequence ATGTCAGAAAAAATCAGAGTCTTACTCTATTATAAATATGTTCCCATCGAAGATGCCCAAGCATACGCAGCAAAACATTTAGAGTTTTGTAAATCAATAGGACTAAAAGGTCGTATTATTATTGCTGATGAGGGGATTAACGGAACAGTTTCAGGTGACTATGAAACAACTCAAAAATATATGGATTGGGTTCATAGTGATGAACGTTTCTCAGACCTTTGGTTTAAAATGGATGAAGAAGAAGAACAAGCTTTCAAGAAAATGTTTGTTCGCTACAAAAAAGAAATTGTTCACCTAGGTCTAGAGGATAATCAATTTGATGAAGATATTAATCCTTTAGAAGTTACAGGTCAATACCTTAATCCTAAAGAATTCAAAGAAGCGCTCTTGGATGAAGACACTATTGTCCTGGATACCCGTAATGACTATGAATATGATTTAGGTCATTTCAGAGGAGCTGTTCGCCCAGATATTCGTAACTTTAGAGAGTTACCACAATGGGTACGTGATAACAAAGACAAGTTCATGGAAAAACGTGTTGTTGTTTACTGTACTGGTGGTGTTCGTTGTGAAAAATTCTCTGGTTGGATGGTTCGTGAAGGCTTTAAAGATGTTGGTCAACTTCATGGTGGTATTGCAACATACGGTAAAGATCCTGAAGTGCAAGGCGAACTTTGGGATGGCGCTATGTACGTTTTTGATGAAAGAATTTCAGTACCAATTAACCACGTTGATCCAACAGTCATCGCTAAAGACCACTTTGATGGTAGGCCATGTGAACGATATGTCAATTGTGCTAATCCATTCTGTAATAAACAAATCTTTGCTTCTGAAGAAAATGAAGCTAAATATGTGCGTGGATGCTCACCAGAATGCCGTGCCCATGAGAGAAATCGTTATGTCTCAGAAAATGGTTTGAGCCGTCAAGAATGGGCAGCTAGACTTGAAGCCATAGGTGAAACACTTCCACAAGTAGAAACTGTTTAA
- the glgP gene encoding glycogen/starch/alpha-glucan family phosphorylase produces the protein MTTFTTFTEKRLGKPLAEASNEEIYLSLLNFVKNAASEKSKNTAKRKVYYISAEFLIGKLLSNNLINLGIYKEIKEELAQAGKSIAEVEDVELEPSLGNGGLGRLASCFIDSISSLGINGEGVGLNYHCGLFKQVFKDNQQEAEPNYWIEDQSWLVPTEISYQVPFKNFTLTSRLDRIDVLGYKRDTKNYLNLFDIESVDYHLIKDGISFDKTEIQKNLTLFLYPDDSDRNGELLRIYQQYFMVSNAAQLIIDEAIERGSNLEDLAEYAYVQINDTHPSMVIPELIRLLTEKHGFEFEKAVSIVKNMVGYTNHTILAEALEKWPLDYLNEVVPHLVTIIEKLNDFIASEISEPELQIIDEAGRVHMAHMDIHFATSVNGVAALHTEILKNSELKAFYQLYPEKFNNKTNGITFRRWLEFANQDLADYIKELIGDDYLTDATKLEKLLAFADDRQVHAKLAEIKHQNKLALKRYLKDNKGIELDENSIIDTQIKRFHEYKRQQMNALYVIHKYLEIKKGNLPKRKITVIFGGKAAPAYIIAQDIIHLILCLSELINNDPEVSPYLNVHLVENYNVTVAEHLIPASDISEQISLASKEASGTGNMKFMLNGALTLGTMDGANVEIAELAGMDNIYTFGKDSDTIINLYADGGYVSKHYYDIHPEIKAAVNFIISPEMLEVGNVQRLERLYKELINKDWFMTLIDLAEYIDVKEKMLADYEDQDLWMTKVVHNIANAGFFSSDRTIEQYNQDIWHSN, from the coding sequence ATGACAACATTTACAACTTTTACTGAGAAAAGACTTGGAAAACCATTAGCAGAAGCAAGCAATGAAGAAATTTATCTGTCATTACTTAACTTTGTCAAAAATGCAGCTAGTGAAAAATCAAAAAATACAGCAAAACGCAAAGTTTACTATATTTCAGCTGAGTTCTTGATTGGTAAATTGCTGTCAAATAATCTCATCAACTTAGGGATTTATAAAGAAATCAAAGAGGAATTAGCTCAAGCTGGAAAATCCATTGCTGAAGTGGAAGATGTTGAATTAGAACCATCCTTGGGAAATGGAGGGCTTGGACGTTTAGCATCATGTTTCATTGATTCTATTTCAAGTTTAGGGATTAATGGTGAAGGTGTTGGTTTAAATTATCATTGTGGCCTTTTCAAACAAGTCTTTAAAGATAACCAACAAGAAGCAGAACCAAACTATTGGATTGAGGATCAATCTTGGTTGGTACCAACTGAAATTTCTTATCAAGTGCCGTTTAAAAACTTTACTTTGACATCACGTTTAGATCGTATAGATGTCTTAGGGTATAAACGTGATACTAAAAATTATTTAAATCTCTTTGATATTGAATCTGTTGATTACCATTTAATTAAAGATGGTATTTCCTTTGATAAAACAGAAATTCAAAAGAATTTAACACTTTTCTTATATCCAGATGATTCTGACCGTAATGGGGAATTGTTACGTATTTACCAACAATACTTTATGGTTTCAAATGCTGCTCAATTGATTATTGATGAAGCAATAGAACGTGGATCAAATCTTGAAGATTTAGCAGAATACGCTTACGTTCAAATTAATGACACACATCCTTCAATGGTTATCCCAGAGTTGATTCGTCTACTGACTGAAAAACATGGATTTGAATTTGAAAAAGCAGTATCTATAGTTAAAAATATGGTTGGTTACACAAACCATACCATTTTGGCAGAAGCTCTTGAAAAATGGCCTTTAGATTACTTGAATGAAGTTGTTCCACACCTTGTCACAATTATTGAAAAATTAAATGATTTCATTGCTTCTGAAATTAGTGAACCGGAACTTCAGATTATTGATGAAGCTGGACGTGTTCACATGGCACATATGGATATTCATTTTGCAACAAGTGTTAACGGGGTAGCTGCACTTCACACAGAAATCCTTAAAAACAGTGAATTAAAAGCATTCTATCAATTATATCCTGAAAAATTTAATAATAAAACGAACGGCATTACCTTCCGTCGTTGGTTAGAATTTGCAAACCAAGATTTAGCAGATTATATTAAAGAATTGATTGGTGATGACTATTTAACGGATGCCACCAAGCTTGAAAAATTATTAGCTTTTGCAGATGATCGTCAAGTACATGCTAAATTGGCTGAGATTAAACACCAAAACAAACTAGCCCTAAAACGTTATTTAAAAGATAATAAAGGTATTGAGTTGGATGAAAACTCAATCATTGATACTCAAATTAAACGTTTCCATGAATACAAACGTCAACAAATGAATGCTCTTTATGTCATTCATAAATATTTAGAAATCAAAAAGGGTAACTTACCTAAACGTAAAATCACTGTTATTTTTGGTGGAAAAGCAGCACCAGCTTACATCATTGCTCAAGATATTATCCATTTAATTCTATGCTTGTCAGAGCTCATTAATAACGATCCTGAAGTGAGCCCTTACTTAAATGTTCATCTTGTTGAAAATTATAATGTAACCGTTGCAGAACACTTAATTCCTGCAAGTGATATTTCAGAACAAATCTCATTGGCTTCTAAAGAAGCATCTGGAACAGGTAACATGAAATTCATGCTCAATGGTGCTTTAACATTGGGAACAATGGATGGTGCCAATGTTGAAATTGCTGAATTAGCAGGAATGGATAACATTTATACCTTTGGTAAAGATTCAGATACCATCATTAATCTCTATGCAGATGGTGGTTATGTGTCTAAACACTATTATGATATACATCCAGAAATTAAAGCAGCAGTTAATTTTATTATTAGCCCAGAAATGTTAGAAGTCGGCAATGTTCAACGTTTAGAACGTCTTTACAAAGAATTAATCAACAAAGATTGGTTTATGACTCTCATTGACCTTGCTGAATACATTGACGTGAAAGAAAAAATGCTGGCAGATTATGAGGACCAAGACTTATGGATGACAAAAGTTGTTCATAACATTGCCAATGCTGGATTCTTCTCTTCTGATCGTACAATTGAACAATACAATCAAGATATTTGGCATTCAAACTAA
- the miaA gene encoding tRNA (adenosine(37)-N6)-dimethylallyltransferase MiaA, translating into MTKKEKIIVIVGPTAVGKTALGIQVAQAFNGEIISGDSQQVYRHLDIGTAKASQEEQESAVHHLIDIRDVTQNYSAFDFVQDALEAIKDILSRGKIPIIVGGTGLYIQSLLEGYHLGGNLDQSALLAYRQELESLSDEALLDLMAEKNISLKEWTRRRAIRAIELDRFGKDLQNQEFPYEFMLIGLNDDRSYIYERINQRVDQMLEMGLIEEAKWLYEHYPQVQASRGIGYKELFPYFEGEISLEEASQNLKQNTRRFAKRQLTWFRNRMDVTFYPISEESYPIRIINDIKIFLENKAQDD; encoded by the coding sequence ATGACAAAAAAAGAAAAAATTATTGTAATTGTCGGACCCACTGCAGTTGGTAAAACAGCTTTGGGGATCCAAGTGGCTCAAGCCTTTAATGGAGAGATTATTTCTGGAGATAGTCAGCAGGTCTACCGCCATTTAGACATTGGTACTGCAAAGGCTAGCCAAGAAGAACAAGAAAGTGCGGTACACCATCTTATTGATATCAGAGATGTAACCCAAAACTATTCGGCTTTTGATTTTGTTCAGGATGCTCTAGAGGCTATTAAAGACATCCTTTCAAGAGGGAAAATTCCAATCATTGTAGGTGGCACAGGTCTTTATATCCAAAGTCTATTAGAGGGCTATCATTTAGGTGGAAACCTGGATCAAAGCGCTCTATTAGCTTATCGTCAAGAGCTTGAATCATTATCTGATGAGGCATTACTTGATTTAATGGCTGAAAAAAACATTTCCCTAAAGGAATGGACAAGAAGGCGAGCTATACGAGCCATAGAGTTAGACCGTTTTGGTAAAGATCTGCAGAATCAGGAATTTCCTTACGAATTCATGCTCATTGGATTAAATGATGACCGTTCTTACATTTATGAACGTATTAATCAACGGGTAGACCAAATGCTAGAAATGGGTCTCATTGAAGAAGCAAAGTGGCTCTATGAACATTATCCTCAGGTCCAGGCTAGTCGTGGGATTGGTTATAAGGAACTTTTTCCTTATTTTGAGGGAGAAATCTCTCTTGAAGAAGCTAGTCAAAACTTGAAACAAAATACGCGACGCTTTGCTAAGAGACAATTAACTTGGTTTCGTAACCGAATGGATGTAACCTTCTATCCTATTAGTGAAGAATCCTATCCCATAAGAATCATAAATGATATCAAGATATTTCTGGAAAATAAGGCTCAAGATGACTAG